The Bacteroidota bacterium region AGAATAATCTGCCGAAAAACAAAACTTATTAATTTTCGTAGTTAGATATATACTGCTGTTAAGACTTCCGTGAGAATCCATACCGGTATTTATACTTCCATTATATCCGTCCATTATTTTTCTGGATGTAACGATGTTAATAATTCCACCTACTCCTTCGGCATCATATTTGGAAGATGGATTGGTAATGATTTCTATATTTTTTATTTTGCTTGCAGGAAGGTTCTTGAGCACATCCTTTCTATTATATGTCATCATTAATGAACTTTTGCCATTAACCAAGATTTTAAAATCTTGCTGTCCTTTCAAATAAATTTCATCATTGCCATCAACTGTTATAAAAGGTACTTTACGAAGTATTTCCAAAGTATTGCTGGTTTGAGATTCCGGGTCTGATTCTACGCTATACACGATTTTATCAACAGTCTCCCTAACTAAAGGCTTTTGGGCAGTTATGGTAACTGTCTTTAATTCCACTCCTTCTTCCATGGCAAGTGTTCCAAGATCGGTTATTTCTTTTTTTATATTTAAAGGAATATGAATTTCTTTATAACCCACTGATGAAATAATTAGTGTATATTTATGTGATTCACCTGTTTTAATTAAAAAACGGCCAGAAGCATCACTTGCCTGCATTATTTTTTTCTGGTTGCTATCATTTTTTATAGTAATTGTTGCATAAGGGATACTATTGCCGCTAAGCTTTTCAACAACCTGTCCCTTGATTTGATAACCCATAAATTTTTTCTGCGACATTAACGGCAAGGAAATGACAAAGCTCAGAATCAGTATTATATTTATTCTGTATCTCATGGAATTAGGTAGTTTCATCGGTTTAAGTTTAGGTTTAAAATATGAATTTAATAAAGTTGGTTATTATTGATTTCCACAATTTGTCCCTCAAATTATGTCCAATTAGTTGAGGGTTAAAATATTGAATTTGCTGATAAGTGGTTGGTTATCCGCTTTTTATGAACATGATTTTTCCAAAAGGGATAACTTTGCTTACACGATTTTTTTTATGCATTCCAACAAAATGATTTTCCTTTTAATAATCAAGATTTGTAGGCTGAGCCTATTCATTAATTTTTAGATTAAAACATAAATTAAAAGTATGAATTTTTTTTGTTAAAATTATTTTTTTACAATTATTTCAATTAAAAATATTGTTGCTGAGTTATATTGAAATTCTTTCTTATAAAATTTAACTTTTTGCAAAACAATATTCATTTGAATGAAAAGTTGCTTGACAGGTCG contains the following coding sequences:
- a CDS encoding carboxypeptidase-like regulatory domain-containing protein; amino-acid sequence: MGYQIKGQVVEKLSGNSIPYATITIKNDSNQKKIMQASDASGRFLIKTGESHKYTLIISSVGYKEIHIPLNIKKEITDLGTLAMEEGVELKTVTITAQKPLVRETVDKIVYSVESDPESQTSNTLEILRKVPFITVDGNDEIYLKGQQDFKILVNGKSSLMMTYNRKDVLKNLPASKIKNIEIITNPSSKYDAEGVGGIINIVTSRKIMDGYNGSINTGMDSHGSLNSSIYLTTKINKFCFSADYS